Proteins from one Oryzomonas sagensis genomic window:
- a CDS encoding DUF4136 domain-containing protein translates to MKKLLWLLLAALFLAGCAPLSVETKTTAFYTPDFKIRGSISVVAAEAAVNSSLEFARYKMQFEEKLASKGYSIASNPAEAQYIAFVSYGIDTGKNANVSTPIFGQTGGGTSYSYGSVGGTSFTGTSYSMPTYGIVGSMNSSETVYTRSIALDIVDAASLKAGHAVKVYEARAKSNGMCSVIAGVFEEMLEALFTEFPGENGKVRTITVQSKGDC, encoded by the coding sequence ATGAAAAAGCTTCTGTGGTTACTGCTGGCAGCACTATTCCTCGCCGGCTGCGCGCCCCTCTCGGTAGAAACCAAGACAACAGCCTTTTACACACCGGATTTCAAAATTAGAGGGTCAATCTCCGTAGTTGCTGCTGAAGCGGCGGTAAACAGTTCACTTGAATTTGCGCGCTACAAAATGCAGTTTGAGGAAAAGCTCGCGTCCAAAGGCTACAGTATAGCGAGCAATCCGGCAGAAGCCCAATATATCGCATTTGTGTCATACGGCATCGACACCGGCAAAAACGCCAATGTCTCGACACCTATCTTTGGCCAGACAGGTGGAGGCACAAGCTATTCGTACGGATCAGTAGGAGGGACCTCATTTACCGGCACTTCCTATTCGATGCCAACCTACGGCATTGTGGGTTCGATGAACAGTTCAGAAACTGTCTATACCAGGTCTATCGCACTGGATATTGTGGACGCTGCCAGTCTGAAAGCAGGCCATGCCGTAAAGGTCTACGAGGCCCGGGCAAAGAGTAACGGAATGTGCAGTGTTATAGCGGGTGTCTTTGAGGAGATGCTAGAGGCGCTCTTCACCGAATTCCCTGGCGAGAATGGCAAGGTACGTACTATCACGGTGCAATCGAAAGGGGACTGCTGA
- a CDS encoding tetratricopeptide repeat protein, which yields MKIFITALIMISTMATTAFSDENYFSEGLAAAKRGDFVTAKQKWQPIAILGNINAQFNMGLLYEKGRGVTQDYAEAAKWYRMAADQGDAVAQFKLGYLYSDGTGLPQNYAEAVKWYRKAADQGDRDAQRNLGGRYSYGEGVTQDKQEALKWFVKAANQGDAGSMYVIGSMYSRGDGVKQSYKEALVWYQRAADLGDRDAQQEVEVMKLRIMEETSSKK from the coding sequence GTGAAGATATTTATTACCGCCCTCATTATGATTTCAACTATGGCTACTACTGCATTTTCTGATGAAAACTATTTTAGCGAAGGCCTTGCAGCCGCCAAACGAGGGGATTTTGTCACCGCCAAACAGAAATGGCAGCCAATCGCGATTTTAGGAAATATTAACGCCCAATTCAACATGGGGCTTTTGTATGAAAAAGGGAGGGGCGTTACTCAAGACTATGCTGAAGCAGCCAAGTGGTACCGAATGGCCGCAGACCAAGGCGATGCAGTGGCACAATTCAAGTTGGGGTATTTATATTCTGATGGTACAGGACTCCCTCAAAACTATGCTGAGGCTGTGAAATGGTATCGAAAAGCTGCAGACCAGGGTGATAGGGACGCTCAAAGAAACTTGGGTGGACGTTACAGCTACGGCGAAGGAGTAACACAGGACAAACAGGAGGCGTTGAAATGGTTTGTTAAAGCAGCAAATCAAGGTGACGCCGGGTCAATGTATGTAATAGGGTCTATGTATAGTAGAGGCGATGGTGTAAAACAGAGCTACAAAGAAGCCCTTGTGTGGTATCAGAGAGCCGCGGATCTGGGTGATCGTGACGCTCAGCAAGAAGTTGAAGTGATGAAGTTGAGAATTATGGAAGAAACAAGTTCTAAAAAATAG
- a CDS encoding NYN domain-containing protein has product MVRTYVYIDGFNLYHRLLYNSPYKWLDVKRLCEQLLKPYNQIVAIKYFTALVSGRTDPNQPIRQETYFRAMQHYIPEMTLYYGSFQTHPKIARLVTPINGKNYAEVLKTEEKGSDVNLSVHLLNDAWLDAYDSAVLISNDSDIAEALRLVRLHHPTKTIGLLSPVEMPSNELKKHATYVKKIRNGVLANSQLPNPVPGTSFSKPASW; this is encoded by the coding sequence TTGGTAAGAACCTACGTCTACATCGATGGTTTCAACCTATACCACCGCCTCCTTTACAATTCACCATATAAATGGCTTGACGTTAAACGCCTCTGCGAACAGCTCCTCAAACCTTACAACCAGATAGTGGCAATCAAATATTTTACTGCCCTCGTCTCCGGTCGAACTGACCCAAATCAGCCCATTCGCCAGGAAACTTATTTCCGCGCTATGCAGCACTATATTCCTGAGATGACACTCTACTACGGCAGCTTTCAGACCCACCCCAAAATAGCTCGCCTAGTCACGCCTATCAATGGGAAAAATTACGCTGAAGTGCTGAAAACCGAGGAAAAAGGTTCCGATGTAAATCTGTCGGTCCACCTTCTTAACGATGCTTGGCTGGACGCATACGATTCAGCAGTCCTAATCTCAAACGATAGCGACATTGCAGAAGCCCTTAGACTCGTCAGGCTTCACCATCCTACGAAAACAATTGGTCTCTTGAGCCCTGTCGAAATGCCCTCTAATGAATTAAAAAAACACGCGACATACGTAAAGAAAATTCGTAATGGCGTCCTTGCCAATTCGCAATTGCCGAATCCAGTCCCAGGGACATCTTTCAGTAAGCCCGCTTCCTGGTAA
- a CDS encoding nucleotidyl transferase AbiEii/AbiGii toxin family protein — protein MDKVANLSAKQRSDLFSETAARRDMTPAIVEKDFWVTWTLDKLFAHTDLSRILMFKGGTSLSKVFSLIDRFSEDIDLILDWTTLTGEDPKAARSKSKQQKLNKDIDERGQAYIATELLRQVSECVGPICRCEVDGGDPNVLNISYPAAFDHDYLRPEVRLEIGPLASWLPYANYTIHPYTAEVFPAVFERSECPVKAIKAERTFWEKATILHHEAYRPAGSPQPLRYSRHYYDLAKMATSSVKNTALADLDLLSDVVEFKDRFYPRGWARYDLAKPGTLRLVPKGHVLESVTADYRDMRSMIFGEYPDIGTIMSALVALEGEINGSI, from the coding sequence ATGGATAAGGTTGCCAATTTATCTGCAAAACAGCGTAGCGATCTCTTTTCTGAAACGGCTGCCCGACGGGACATGACCCCAGCTATCGTGGAAAAGGATTTCTGGGTCACGTGGACTCTTGATAAGTTATTTGCTCACACGGACCTGTCCCGTATCTTGATGTTTAAAGGTGGAACGAGTCTCTCCAAGGTGTTTAGTCTCATTGACCGCTTTTCGGAGGACATTGATTTAATTCTCGATTGGACCACCCTCACGGGTGAAGACCCAAAAGCGGCCAGATCTAAATCGAAACAACAAAAGCTGAATAAGGATATAGACGAGCGGGGGCAGGCTTATATCGCCACAGAATTGCTGCGACAAGTGTCTGAATGTGTCGGTCCGATTTGTCGATGTGAAGTAGATGGGGGCGATCCTAATGTATTGAACATTAGCTACCCCGCCGCCTTCGACCATGACTATTTAAGACCAGAGGTGCGCTTGGAGATTGGGCCTCTGGCGTCATGGCTTCCCTATGCAAATTATACAATTCACCCTTATACTGCAGAGGTATTCCCCGCAGTTTTCGAGCGGAGTGAGTGTCCGGTTAAAGCCATCAAGGCTGAACGCACGTTCTGGGAAAAGGCAACAATTCTTCATCACGAAGCGTATCGGCCGGCCGGCAGTCCCCAACCACTGAGATACTCTCGGCACTACTATGACCTAGCAAAAATGGCGACCTCGTCGGTCAAAAATACTGCTCTGGCCGATTTGGATCTGTTGTCAGACGTGGTAGAGTTCAAGGACAGATTTTATCCGAGGGGTTGGGCCAGATATGATTTGGCCAAGCCGGGTACTTTACGTCTTGTGCCAAAGGGGCATGTCCTGGAATCGGTTACGGCAGATTACCGCGATATGCGCTCAATGATTTTTGGTGAATATCCTGACATTGGCACAATAATGTCTGCACTGGTGGCATTAGAGGGTGAAATTAATGGATCGATCTGA
- a CDS encoding DUF6088 family protein: MQGINDKILFRIYGHGRGWAFFPNEFIDEFERKQIDNALSDLAGEGKIRRIYRGLYDYPKYSDLLKQQLSPDFDQVARSFARKFNWRIQPSGDAALNLLGLSTQVLGKYIYLSDGPNRTYKILNYTLEFKKTALKEIGFKHRESGIIVQALKALGKQRVSPEIMDKIRKQFSSDMCPKILKDTKTATGWVYDCIKEICREKPNG, translated from the coding sequence TTGCAAGGTATCAATGATAAGATACTTTTTAGGATATATGGACACGGTAGGGGTTGGGCTTTCTTCCCAAATGAATTTATAGACGAATTTGAACGCAAGCAGATCGATAACGCCCTATCGGATCTGGCAGGCGAAGGCAAAATCCGCCGTATCTATCGTGGACTGTATGACTACCCCAAATACAGTGATCTGTTGAAACAACAATTGAGCCCTGATTTTGACCAGGTTGCCAGGTCTTTTGCGCGCAAATTTAACTGGCGCATTCAGCCCTCTGGAGATGCTGCTCTAAATCTCCTTGGCTTGTCTACCCAGGTCCTGGGCAAATATATTTATCTCTCTGATGGCCCGAATCGCACTTATAAAATTCTCAATTACACCCTGGAGTTCAAAAAAACCGCTCTTAAAGAAATTGGTTTTAAACACCGGGAAAGTGGAATCATTGTTCAAGCGCTTAAAGCACTTGGTAAGCAGCGGGTTAGCCCAGAAATAATGGATAAAATCCGTAAGCAGTTTAGCTCAGATATGTGTCCCAAAATTTTGAAAGATACTAAAACAGCCACTGGCTGGGTCTACGACTGCATCAAGGAAATTTGTCGGGAGAAGCCGAATGGATAA
- a CDS encoding metallophosphoesterase, translated as MISTVNFAVAGDTHGHMHLMVERLKQMSEQTGVTPSFVLQVGDFQPIRNQDDLTSMNAPERHRSIGDFPDFAAGSATFPWPLWFIAGNHEPFYYLDQHLEGFTLVPNCHYLGRAGRATVEGLVVAGLSGIYSEKHFHEKRTPTRLKDQNWKRRGYFSDEDLQTMLNMPRPDILLLHDCPVDVFGRDVPLRGNLIVRELVERMAPKLVLCGHIHQFARGIINGSQVYAFGHIKDDAGSVAIFQWREDAGIELISVNREQQWQL; from the coding sequence ATGATATCGACCGTCAACTTTGCTGTAGCCGGCGACACTCACGGCCATATGCATCTAATGGTCGAAAGGCTCAAGCAGATGTCAGAGCAGACCGGGGTTACACCGTCATTCGTCCTCCAAGTTGGTGATTTCCAGCCTATCAGGAATCAGGATGACCTTACCTCGATGAATGCTCCAGAGCGGCACCGTAGCATCGGTGATTTCCCGGACTTCGCCGCCGGCTCGGCGACCTTCCCCTGGCCACTATGGTTCATTGCCGGCAACCACGAACCCTTCTATTACCTTGACCAGCACCTGGAGGGGTTCACCCTCGTGCCGAATTGTCATTATCTTGGCCGGGCAGGCCGGGCGACCGTTGAAGGTCTTGTCGTTGCCGGTCTCTCGGGAATATACAGTGAAAAACACTTTCACGAAAAACGTACTCCGACCAGACTGAAAGACCAGAACTGGAAGCGCCGCGGCTATTTCTCAGATGAGGACCTTCAGACAATGCTTAATATGCCCCGGCCCGATATCCTGCTGTTGCACGACTGCCCGGTTGACGTTTTCGGCAGAGATGTTCCTTTACGAGGGAATTTAATTGTTCGGGAACTGGTAGAGCGCATGGCGCCCAAACTGGTTCTGTGCGGTCACATCCACCAGTTTGCCAGGGGTATAATCAACGGATCTCAGGTTTATGCGTTTGGCCACATCAAAGATGATGCGGGGAGTGTAGCAATTTTCCAGTGGCGAGAGGATGCTGGGATTGAGTTGATTAGTGTCAATCGGGAGCAGCAATGGCAATTGTAG
- a CDS encoding metallophosphoesterase family protein has product MAIVVGDIHGDLAMTRAFLSYKPEAEHVSLGDIVDSRDPLTPFDEELACLDLLLDSDCVLVWGNHDLAYTPERPWGDFTRHGRINDPEVQAWIDDNQYLASIFEKNRELYCRDIFESRYHLARQKDQVKAAHAAGGWLCTHAGVSTALTAALPSAPWGSADPSAIASWICEEFEREFATKARPWHESLAHYGKGPLFCRDWTRGGEDSFGGIFWYDPQWEPSHPPDPRFKQIFGHTKVAGPMRKGNHVNIHIEDGWWVFDTETEGFVRLGP; this is encoded by the coding sequence ATGGCAATTGTAGTCGGCGACATACACGGCGATCTCGCCATGACCCGGGCCTTTCTTTCCTACAAGCCCGAGGCGGAGCATGTATCCCTGGGCGATATCGTCGATTCACGGGATCCTCTGACCCCTTTCGACGAGGAACTGGCCTGCCTCGACCTTTTGCTGGATTCTGATTGTGTACTCGTGTGGGGCAACCATGATCTAGCCTACACTCCAGAGCGGCCTTGGGGAGACTTCACCCGCCACGGCCGTATCAACGATCCGGAAGTCCAGGCGTGGATCGACGATAACCAGTACCTGGCCAGTATCTTCGAGAAAAATAGGGAGCTCTATTGCCGAGACATCTTCGAGTCCCGCTACCACCTTGCCCGCCAGAAAGACCAGGTTAAGGCCGCCCACGCCGCCGGCGGCTGGCTCTGCACTCACGCCGGGGTATCCACCGCCCTGACGGCTGCCTTACCCTCCGCCCCTTGGGGCTCCGCGGATCCATCGGCTATCGCCTCGTGGATCTGTGAGGAGTTTGAGCGGGAGTTTGCGACAAAAGCCCGGCCCTGGCACGAGTCATTGGCACACTACGGCAAGGGCCCGCTGTTTTGCAGAGACTGGACTCGTGGTGGTGAAGATTCCTTCGGCGGCATCTTCTGGTATGACCCCCAATGGGAGCCTTCACACCCTCCTGATCCGCGATTTAAACAGATATTCGGCCACACAAAGGTTGCGGGCCCTATGCGGAAGGGTAACCACGTCAACATCCACATCGAGGACGGCTGGTGGGTTTTCGACACTGAAACTGAGGGGTTTGTGAGGCTGGGGCCGTGA
- a CDS encoding metallophosphoesterase → MIWITGDLHGGVTAWHISSAKFKPAKNGDICLCCGDLGGVWYHDYHMNEKHRREEGYFLEQTLRQRVTWLAVDGNHENFARLFGGEFPLVDLYGGKAYQVRKNVYYLKRGEVFEIEGKTFLAFGGAMSHDKAPGWVRPPLSYGLGGFGDGREWNKGRTEGIDWWPEEIPSREDFENACRNLERVGWKVDYVISHTCPVSERIMFGGRKHLADPTESMLQELWDRGLEFGEWHFGHFHEEKRVDKFVCHYNQVELLGGIL, encoded by the coding sequence ATGATTTGGATCACCGGAGACCTCCACGGCGGCGTGACGGCCTGGCACATATCCTCCGCTAAGTTCAAACCGGCGAAGAATGGCGATATTTGCCTCTGCTGCGGTGACCTCGGCGGGGTCTGGTACCACGACTACCACATGAATGAGAAGCATCGGAGAGAAGAGGGCTATTTCCTGGAGCAGACTCTTCGACAGCGTGTGACCTGGTTGGCCGTGGATGGAAACCACGAAAACTTCGCCAGGCTGTTCGGCGGAGAGTTTCCGTTGGTGGATTTGTACGGCGGGAAGGCCTACCAGGTCCGGAAGAACGTCTACTACCTGAAACGTGGCGAGGTGTTCGAGATCGAGGGGAAAACGTTCCTGGCCTTTGGCGGGGCCATGAGCCATGACAAGGCCCCTGGGTGGGTCCGACCTCCTCTCTCTTATGGGCTTGGTGGCTTCGGCGATGGCCGTGAGTGGAACAAGGGACGAACAGAGGGGATCGACTGGTGGCCGGAGGAGATTCCGAGCCGCGAGGATTTCGAGAACGCCTGCCGCAACCTGGAGAGAGTAGGGTGGAAGGTGGATTATGTGATCAGTCACACCTGTCCGGTGAGCGAGAGGATTATGTTTGGCGGCCGGAAGCACCTGGCTGATCCGACGGAGAGCATGCTGCAGGAGCTGTGGGACCGGGGGTTGGAGTTCGGGGAGTGGCACTTTGGGCACTTCCACGAGGAGAAGCGGGTGGATAAGTTTGTGTGCCACTATAACCAGGTGGAGCTGCTGGGTGGGATATTATAA
- a CDS encoding SOS response-associated peptidase, producing MCGRFVTDIPIQELKKIIDRIEKDLGNQPARYNVAPTQNVAVVRNEGDHNRVDFMKWGLVPFWAKDPKIGNQMINARCETVAEKPAFRQAIKYRRCIVPAGGFFEWMPPALEGGKKQPHYIHMADGSPMCFAGLWEQWKRLEDENFLETFTILTTRANELVAPLHDRMPVILRPEDYGLWLSHSMHDPEQLRSMFEPIPSEVLEAYKVPDLVNNVKYDGVGCIARV from the coding sequence ATGTGTGGCCGCTTTGTCACCGACATACCCATTCAAGAGCTGAAGAAGATCATCGACCGGATTGAGAAAGACCTCGGTAACCAACCGGCACGTTATAATGTTGCCCCAACCCAGAATGTGGCCGTGGTCCGCAACGAGGGCGACCACAACCGCGTCGATTTTATGAAATGGGGACTCGTGCCCTTCTGGGCAAAAGATCCCAAAATTGGCAACCAGATGATAAACGCTAGGTGTGAGACCGTCGCCGAGAAGCCAGCCTTTCGCCAAGCAATAAAATACAGACGCTGCATCGTGCCGGCAGGAGGCTTTTTTGAGTGGATGCCGCCGGCTCTCGAGGGTGGGAAGAAACAGCCGCACTACATCCACATGGCCGACGGCTCGCCGATGTGCTTCGCTGGACTATGGGAACAATGGAAGCGGCTTGAGGACGAGAACTTCCTGGAGACCTTCACCATTCTCACGACCAGGGCCAATGAGCTCGTGGCGCCGTTACACGACCGTATGCCGGTGATCCTCCGGCCAGAAGATTACGGACTCTGGCTGAGTCACAGCATGCACGATCCAGAGCAACTGAGGAGCATGTTCGAGCCTATTCCCTCAGAGGTCCTGGAGGCCTACAAGGTGCCGGATCTGGTGAATAATGTTAAATATGATGGTGTGGGGTGTATTGCGAGGGTGTAA
- a CDS encoding phospholipase D family protein: MKTINALIIILLMAVSVSAAPLPSTGTVEAFFSPQGGTTEAVVSEIRGARQEVLVQAYSFTSKPIAKALLDARKRGVKIEAVLDKSNATAKYSAATFLANAGIPVLIDSAHAIAHNKIIIIDRATLITGSFNFTKAAEEKNAENLLVIKGNKPLMEKYLRNYEIHKAHSTPYTR, from the coding sequence GTGAAAACTATCAATGCCCTTATAATCATACTACTCATGGCCGTATCCGTCTCAGCAGCACCGCTACCGTCAACCGGCACGGTGGAGGCCTTCTTCTCGCCACAAGGTGGCACCACCGAGGCTGTTGTCAGTGAAATCCGCGGCGCCCGGCAGGAGGTTCTGGTCCAGGCCTATTCATTCACCAGCAAGCCGATTGCCAAAGCCCTCCTTGACGCCCGGAAGCGGGGCGTTAAGATTGAGGCAGTCCTAGACAAGAGCAACGCCACGGCGAAGTATTCCGCGGCCACTTTTTTGGCCAACGCCGGCATACCGGTCCTGATCGACTCGGCCCACGCCATTGCCCATAACAAGATCATAATCATCGACCGCGCCACCCTGATCACCGGTAGTTTCAACTTCACCAAAGCGGCCGAAGAGAAGAACGCCGAAAACCTCCTGGTCATCAAAGGGAATAAGCCTCTGATGGAGAAGTACCTGCGGAACTACGAGATCCACAAAGCCCACTCAACCCCCTACACGAGGTAA
- a CDS encoding outer membrane protein translates to MKRLFSPYVLVVALTGILAAQTAFAFRDGYRNESPYNPYGGVAPYLSIAGGAWLPTHTTSDNTTLTPTETRYDGGVGVAGAFGAELGPFFRLENELSYRYAPGHNGGGDTWALAWMINGWLQARNRTPVTPYFGAGLGLGRGHVASAGPWDGDMTGLAYQAGFGLDIMLDRVTSLDIGYRYFGITESDNNNAGGGDLAGSSIMAGVRFRF, encoded by the coding sequence ATGAAACGCCTATTTTCGCCGTACGTTCTTGTTGTTGCTCTTACCGGCATCCTTGCTGCCCAGACAGCCTTCGCCTTTCGCGACGGCTACAGAAACGAAAGCCCTTACAACCCCTACGGCGGGGTAGCCCCCTATCTCTCCATTGCCGGTGGGGCCTGGCTGCCAACGCACACAACATCAGATAATACCACGCTTACTCCCACAGAGACCCGCTACGACGGCGGAGTTGGGGTAGCCGGTGCATTCGGCGCCGAGCTTGGCCCTTTCTTCCGGTTGGAGAATGAACTGTCTTATCGTTATGCGCCGGGTCACAACGGCGGGGGAGATACCTGGGCACTGGCTTGGATGATCAATGGCTGGCTCCAGGCGCGGAATAGAACTCCGGTGACCCCCTACTTCGGGGCAGGACTGGGCCTCGGCCGGGGTCATGTGGCCTCGGCCGGACCGTGGGATGGCGACATGACGGGCCTCGCCTATCAAGCCGGCTTCGGCCTGGATATTATGCTTGATCGGGTAACGTCTCTGGATATTGGCTACCGCTACTTCGGGATTACTGAAAGCGACAACAACAACGCAGGCGGTGGAGACTTGGCTGGATCGTCGATAATGGCAGGAGTGAGATTCAGGTTTTAG
- a CDS encoding TM2 domain-containing protein, with translation MIPESDDIPRRMDGSEMKPFTGSTKKTWITALVLCVLGFIGFGGLHRFYVGKVGTGILWILTCGLLGIGTVIDLVYILTGGFRCKNGEPLYK, from the coding sequence ATGATACCAGAAAGTGACGACATCCCGCGCCGTATGGACGGCAGCGAAATGAAACCGTTCACAGGATCAACAAAAAAGACCTGGATCACCGCCCTGGTCCTCTGCGTCCTTGGCTTCATCGGTTTCGGTGGCCTGCATCGCTTCTATGTCGGCAAGGTGGGTACCGGTATCCTCTGGATCCTCACCTGCGGGCTGCTTGGCATCGGGACAGTGATCGACCTGGTCTACATCCTGACCGGCGGCTTCCGCTGCAAGAATGGCGAGCCGCTTTACAAATAA
- the lexA gene encoding transcriptional repressor LexA: MIELTDRQQEVLDYITNYQAEHGSSPTLREISACIGTAGTAAAMHHLGALEKKGYIQLRKGSSRGIVLSQAPPATISLPIVGRIRAGMLQPAIEDITGHLAVDRNLVKGEGCYFLKVEGDSMINKGILHGDIAMIRPQQVATNGEVVAVMVDGDATLKQFFKEPDRILLQPANPNYDPIVIRPGEGEVSIVGKMIGLFRSTE; this comes from the coding sequence ATGATTGAACTCACTGATCGACAGCAGGAAGTTTTAGACTACATCACCAATTATCAGGCCGAACACGGCAGTTCGCCAACTTTGCGGGAAATCTCTGCCTGTATCGGGACGGCCGGGACTGCCGCGGCGATGCACCACCTGGGAGCCCTGGAAAAGAAAGGCTACATCCAGCTTCGAAAGGGGAGCTCCCGGGGGATCGTCCTCTCCCAGGCGCCGCCGGCGACAATCTCCTTGCCGATCGTCGGCCGGATACGTGCCGGCATGCTGCAACCGGCCATCGAGGATATCACCGGACACCTGGCTGTCGACCGGAACCTAGTCAAGGGGGAGGGCTGCTATTTCCTGAAGGTCGAAGGCGATTCGATGATCAACAAGGGGATTCTCCACGGTGACATAGCCATGATCCGCCCACAGCAAGTAGCAACCAACGGCGAGGTCGTGGCGGTCATGGTGGACGGGGACGCCACCCTCAAGCAGTTTTTCAAGGAGCCGGACCGCATCCTGCTCCAGCCGGCCAATCCGAATTACGACCCCATCGTTATCCGCCCCGGGGAGGGCGAAGTTTCCATCGTCGGCAAGATGATCGGCTTGTTTCGCAGCACGGAGTAG
- the dinB gene encoding DNA polymerase IV — protein sequence MEYRTILHIDMNAFFASVEQSAKPELRGKPIAVVGSGHRTVITTSSYEARARGVKTGMAIWEGKRLCPELEIVVGDNKKYQHTSTEINKIFQDFTPEVEAFSIDESWLDVTYSLKMFGSAETIAYQIKARIRHLFDITCSIGIAPNKLLAKLASDMQKPDGLTIIKPEDVAGVMERLPIQDLCGIGKKMQRHLNLMSIYTCGELGRCDEARLTRKFGIIGRRLKQMGQGIDDSPVIPFGEEDEVKSVGHSSTLERDIDDPVEIRRFLLQLSEMVGSRARRYNVAGKTISLYVRYADFFSSWGKQTTIKRHTNQSDEIYRTAVGILETVDLEQPVRLLGISLSNLQHEVEQLPLFEDDRKKLEATKAMDSVNQKYGNMVVTLGSLLPGKEKRGSHVIPPSWRPDGIKKVDVK from the coding sequence ATGGAATATCGAACCATCCTCCATATCGATATGAATGCTTTTTTTGCTTCCGTGGAGCAATCGGCAAAACCCGAGCTGCGCGGCAAGCCGATCGCGGTTGTTGGCTCCGGCCACCGCACCGTCATCACTACCTCCTCCTACGAGGCCCGGGCCCGGGGCGTGAAGACAGGCATGGCGATTTGGGAGGGGAAACGGCTCTGCCCGGAACTGGAAATCGTCGTAGGAGACAACAAGAAGTACCAGCACACCTCGACTGAGATCAACAAGATCTTCCAGGACTTCACCCCCGAGGTGGAGGCATTCTCCATCGATGAGTCATGGCTGGATGTCACCTATTCCCTCAAAATGTTCGGTTCAGCCGAGACCATCGCCTACCAGATCAAGGCCCGCATCAGGCACCTTTTCGACATCACCTGTTCCATCGGCATTGCCCCCAACAAGCTCCTGGCGAAGCTGGCTAGCGACATGCAGAAACCCGACGGTCTCACCATCATCAAACCTGAGGACGTTGCCGGCGTCATGGAGCGGCTGCCGATCCAGGACCTGTGCGGCATCGGCAAGAAAATGCAGAGACACCTCAACCTGATGAGCATCTATACTTGCGGCGAGTTGGGTCGCTGTGACGAAGCTAGGCTGACGCGAAAGTTCGGAATCATCGGTCGGCGCCTCAAGCAAATGGGGCAAGGCATCGATGACTCCCCGGTGATCCCCTTCGGGGAAGAGGATGAGGTCAAAAGCGTTGGCCACAGCAGCACGCTGGAGCGGGACATTGACGACCCGGTGGAGATTCGGAGATTCCTCTTGCAGCTGTCCGAGATGGTAGGCAGTCGGGCAAGGCGGTACAACGTCGCCGGCAAGACGATCAGCTTGTACGTGCGGTATGCGGACTTCTTCTCATCTTGGGGCAAGCAGACGACGATCAAGAGGCACACCAACCAAAGCGATGAAATCTACCGGACGGCTGTAGGGATTTTGGAGACCGTCGATCTGGAACAGCCAGTGCGGCTCCTGGGGATCAGCCTGAGCAATCTGCAACATGAGGTTGAGCAGTTGCCCCTATTCGAGGATGACCGGAAGAAGCTGGAAGCCACGAAGGCCATGGATAGCGTCAACCAGAAATATGGGAATATGGTGGTGACGCTTGGGTCACTACTGCCGGGGAAAGAAAAGAGGGGGAGTCATGTCATCCCGCCCAGCTGGCGGCCGGACGGGATCAAGAAGGTGGATGTGAAATAA